The following coding sequences are from one Rathayibacter sp. VKM Ac-2760 window:
- a CDS encoding nucleotidyltransferase domain-containing protein, whose amino-acid sequence MRLQRPLGVVTPGVDGDVLTVLARADDWFSVGELRTRIGARSLEGIRRTLARLVDEGIVTGQTVGRSTIYRLNRSHLAAGPIIELARLGETLHERLVSTLESWEQRPSYAALFGSMARGEMRVDSDLDLFLQQPDAPDDAWHEQVSSLVRDARAWTGNDPRVLEMSEGELRDAAAAEPVLRSIADEGIPLIGSPVAFRRLVGAR is encoded by the coding sequence ATGAGGCTGCAGCGGCCGCTCGGTGTCGTCACGCCGGGAGTCGACGGCGACGTCCTGACGGTCCTCGCGCGCGCCGACGACTGGTTCTCCGTCGGCGAGCTGCGCACCCGCATTGGAGCCCGATCGCTCGAGGGCATCCGGCGGACGCTCGCTCGCCTCGTCGACGAGGGGATCGTCACCGGCCAGACCGTCGGTCGGTCGACGATCTACCGACTCAACCGCTCCCACCTGGCCGCGGGCCCGATCATCGAGCTCGCGCGGCTCGGCGAGACGCTGCACGAACGCCTCGTCTCGACTCTCGAGAGCTGGGAGCAGCGGCCGAGCTACGCGGCTCTGTTCGGCTCGATGGCCCGCGGGGAGATGCGGGTGGACAGCGATCTCGACCTCTTCCTGCAGCAGCCCGACGCGCCGGACGACGCGTGGCACGAGCAGGTGTCGTCGCTCGTGCGCGACGCGCGGGCCTGGACCGGCAACGATCCGCGAGTCCTCGAGATGTCCGAGGGTGAGCTGCGCGACGCCGCCGCCGCCGAACCGGTGCTCCGCTCGATCGCCGACGAGGGGATCCCCCTGATCGGCTCCCCCGTCGCCTTCCGCCGGCTCGTGGGCGCGCGATGA
- a CDS encoding NAD(P)/FAD-dependent oxidoreductase produces MPASTSTPSDSPDEYDVAVIGAGPAGTAAALRAAELGASVVVLEAGRVGGTCVNTGCVPTRVLAKTARIVREARTAGDYGVDVGTPVVDWAATVRHVHARVDKVRSIKREAQRFEEAGVVLLHEGRARFADESTLVLDSGRRIRARSIMICVGGHSRRLPIPGAELATVPEDVLALPALPRRVAVIGGGNTGAQLVTVFNAFGSEVTLLDVAPRILTTSDASISEHVAGAFERQGVSVHLGIETIERLERAEDGSIDLTWREGGDSRTEGMDAVIMATGWPADVEDLGLENAGIEVVRSAIPADQYFRTVVPHVFAVGDANGRDMLVQAAQFEAEAAAENAVLGANRRTPQFLLPAGGFTDPDYAGVGFTQEQARERDPQCIVASVPFSSVDRAVIDDREGGFLTLIADRRRELLLGAHAVGENAIEVVQSVTTAMAAGVDVATLANVRFAYPTYSAVIGMAARALLAEPARPAELD; encoded by the coding sequence GTGCCCGCCAGCACCAGCACTCCGTCCGACAGCCCCGACGAGTACGACGTCGCCGTGATCGGCGCGGGGCCCGCAGGCACCGCCGCGGCCCTCCGCGCCGCCGAGCTGGGTGCGAGCGTGGTCGTGCTCGAGGCCGGCCGCGTCGGCGGCACCTGCGTCAACACCGGCTGCGTGCCCACGCGCGTGCTCGCGAAGACCGCGCGCATCGTCCGCGAGGCACGCACCGCGGGCGACTACGGCGTCGACGTCGGCACGCCCGTCGTCGACTGGGCCGCGACCGTCCGCCACGTGCACGCCCGGGTCGACAAGGTCCGCTCGATCAAGCGCGAGGCGCAGCGCTTCGAGGAGGCGGGCGTCGTGCTGCTCCACGAGGGCCGCGCGCGCTTCGCCGACGAGAGCACGCTCGTCCTCGACAGCGGCCGCCGGATCCGCGCCCGCTCGATCATGATCTGCGTCGGCGGCCACTCCCGCCGCCTGCCGATCCCCGGCGCCGAGCTCGCGACCGTGCCCGAGGACGTGCTGGCGCTGCCCGCGCTCCCCCGCCGGGTCGCGGTGATCGGCGGCGGCAACACCGGCGCGCAGCTGGTCACGGTGTTCAACGCGTTCGGGTCGGAGGTGACGCTGCTCGACGTGGCGCCGCGCATCCTCACCACCTCGGACGCGAGCATCTCGGAGCACGTGGCCGGCGCCTTCGAGCGCCAGGGCGTGAGCGTGCACCTGGGCATCGAGACCATCGAGCGGCTGGAGCGCGCGGAGGACGGCTCGATCGACCTCACCTGGCGCGAGGGCGGCGACTCCCGCACCGAGGGCATGGACGCCGTGATCATGGCGACCGGCTGGCCCGCCGACGTCGAGGACCTGGGGCTCGAGAACGCGGGCATCGAGGTCGTCCGCTCGGCGATCCCGGCGGATCAGTACTTCCGCACCGTCGTGCCGCACGTCTTCGCGGTCGGCGACGCGAACGGACGCGACATGCTCGTGCAGGCGGCGCAGTTCGAGGCGGAGGCGGCGGCCGAGAACGCGGTGCTGGGCGCGAACCGGCGCACTCCGCAGTTCCTGCTGCCGGCCGGTGGCTTCACCGACCCGGACTACGCGGGCGTCGGCTTCACCCAGGAGCAGGCGCGCGAGCGCGATCCGCAGTGCATCGTCGCGTCGGTGCCGTTCTCGAGCGTCGACCGCGCCGTGATCGACGACCGCGAGGGCGGATTCCTGACGCTGATCGCCGACCGCCGCCGCGAGCTGCTGCTCGGCGCGCACGCCGTGGGCGAGAACGCGATCGAGGTGGTGCAGTCGGTGACGACGGCGATGGCGGCGGGAGTCGACGTCGCGACGCTCGCGAACGTGCGGTTCGCCTACCCCACCTACAGCGCGGTGATCGGGATGGCGGCGCGGGCGCTGCTGGCCGAGCCGGCGCGGCCGGCCGAGCTGGACTGA
- a CDS encoding VOC family protein — MPIPAVDYAHIRLTVRDIAVSRAFYDSVFGFDVAYEAPPADAPEEQKEQLAFLFGGLIYKFPGGLLGLRPVADAGDRFDEDRVGLDHLSFAVADIDALKSAAAALDELGIAHEPIKDTGGESILEFRDPDNIALEITSPS; from the coding sequence GTGCCGATCCCCGCTGTCGACTACGCCCACATCCGCCTGACGGTCCGCGACATCGCCGTCTCGCGCGCCTTCTACGACTCCGTCTTCGGCTTCGACGTCGCCTACGAGGCGCCGCCCGCGGATGCGCCCGAGGAGCAGAAGGAGCAGCTCGCGTTCCTGTTCGGCGGGCTGATCTACAAGTTCCCCGGCGGGCTGCTGGGCCTGCGCCCCGTCGCCGACGCGGGCGACCGCTTCGACGAGGACCGCGTCGGCCTCGACCACCTCAGCTTCGCCGTCGCCGACATCGACGCCTTGAAGTCGGCCGCCGCCGCGCTCGACGAGCTCGGCATCGCACACGAGCCGATCAAGGACACCGGCGGTGAGAGCATCCTCGAGTTCCGCGACCCCGACAACATCGCGCTCGAGATCACCTCGCCGAGCTGA
- a CDS encoding GNAT family N-acetyltransferase, giving the protein MTTSTDLDDLRAHYLRVYDEQLRTDAETPSAVAVTLVGPLRLVTFAGGRGFVTYRDLGEADEAAIDDLVAAARAHFDADAEIRKVEWKTRGHDRAPGLHEALLRHGFAAEETESIMIGPLEALTRDAPVPDGATLRRVVDEPDVRAFSAMIDAAFGEDVDTDIADALVARLARGDGMELWVAEADGRMVGGGRLEPVLGSEVVGIWGGAVLEEYRGRGIYRALTAARAVSALEAGRTLVHSDSTEYSRPILERSGLLRVSTTTPYLWRRP; this is encoded by the coding sequence ATGACCACCAGCACCGACCTCGACGACCTCCGCGCGCACTACCTGCGCGTCTACGACGAGCAGCTCCGCACCGACGCCGAGACGCCGAGCGCCGTCGCGGTGACGCTGGTCGGCCCGCTCCGGCTGGTCACCTTCGCAGGCGGGCGCGGCTTCGTCACCTACCGCGACCTCGGCGAGGCGGACGAGGCGGCGATCGACGACCTCGTCGCCGCGGCCCGCGCGCACTTCGACGCCGACGCGGAGATCCGCAAGGTCGAGTGGAAGACCCGCGGCCACGACCGGGCGCCCGGACTGCACGAGGCGCTGCTGCGGCACGGCTTCGCCGCCGAGGAGACCGAGTCGATCATGATCGGCCCGCTCGAGGCGCTGACCCGAGACGCTCCGGTCCCCGACGGCGCGACCCTGCGCCGCGTCGTCGACGAGCCGGACGTGCGGGCCTTCAGCGCGATGATCGACGCCGCGTTCGGAGAGGACGTCGACACGGACATCGCCGACGCGCTCGTCGCGCGGCTCGCCCGCGGCGACGGCATGGAGCTGTGGGTCGCGGAGGCCGACGGGCGCATGGTCGGCGGCGGGCGGCTCGAGCCGGTCCTCGGCTCCGAGGTCGTCGGCATCTGGGGCGGCGCCGTGCTCGAGGAGTACCGCGGGCGCGGGATCTACCGCGCGCTCACGGCCGCCCGCGCCGTCTCCGCGCTCGAGGCCGGCCGCACGCTCGTGCACAGCGACTCGACCGAGTACTCGCGCCCGATCCTCGAGCGCTCGGGTCTGCTGCGCGTCTCGACGACGACCCCGTACCTGTGGCGCCGCCCGTGA
- a CDS encoding Asp23/Gls24 family envelope stress response protein, which produces MTDTVGTNDLRAIDGAHPEDESIERLLATAAAETTAGVTGVHHLGGTAARTLDRATRAVLGTSTSPGVSIARVDGALVLDLDLVSEYPRPVQEVIDAVREQVGKAAAQLTREHVVVNVNVTDVHGPFDPIEVPGSEREDGPSLVEKAGDAMDSAREKGGAALDSAREKGAAALDTARERTADALDDASDRLDEAADRAAESDATADSLSDEVATRPAAETRDSDSDSDADSVETVVVTADAPAAEFVVRVEVEPVDADASSDADADVAVAERRGSE; this is translated from the coding sequence ATGACCGACACCGTCGGAACGAACGACCTCCGCGCCATCGACGGCGCGCACCCGGAGGACGAGTCGATCGAGCGACTGCTCGCGACCGCCGCCGCGGAGACCACCGCCGGTGTCACCGGCGTCCACCACCTCGGCGGCACCGCCGCCCGCACCCTCGACCGCGCGACCCGCGCCGTGCTCGGCACGAGCACGAGCCCCGGCGTGAGCATCGCCCGCGTCGACGGCGCCCTCGTCCTCGACCTCGACCTGGTGTCGGAGTACCCGCGCCCCGTCCAGGAGGTCATCGACGCCGTCCGCGAGCAGGTCGGCAAGGCCGCCGCGCAGCTGACCCGCGAGCACGTCGTCGTCAACGTCAACGTCACCGACGTGCACGGCCCCTTCGACCCGATCGAGGTGCCCGGCTCCGAGCGCGAGGACGGCCCGTCCCTGGTCGAGAAGGCCGGCGATGCGATGGACTCCGCCCGCGAGAAGGGCGGCGCCGCCCTCGACTCCGCCCGCGAGAAGGGCGCTGCCGCGCTCGACACCGCCCGCGAGCGGACCGCCGACGCGCTCGACGACGCGTCGGACCGCCTCGACGAGGCCGCCGACCGCGCCGCCGAGTCGGACGCCACCGCGGACTCGCTGTCCGACGAGGTCGCCACGCGGCCGGCCGCCGAGACCCGCGACTCCGACTCCGACTCCGACGCCGACTCCGTCGAGACCGTCGTCGTGACCGCCGATGCGCCCGCCGCCGAGTTCGTCGTCCGCGTCGAGGTCGAGCCGGTGGACGCCGACGCCTCCTCCGACGCCGATGCCGACGTCGCCGTCGCCGAGCGCCGCGGGTCGGAGTAG